In a single window of the Nocardioides massiliensis genome:
- the ftsR gene encoding transcriptional regulator FtsR, with amino-acid sequence MSIGEVLGALRADFPDVSISKIRFLEAEGLVEPERTQAGYRKFSHADVERLRYVLQCQREHYLPLKVIKEHLDAIDRGLEPPEVPGAAPRVPRMVLQGDGPDPASFAAEPSDLRLTRAELLEAAGIDEAILGDLENFGLVRPRSSSSAPYDADAVLIARTAGELAAYGVEPRHLRAFRTAADREIGLVEQVVEPLRRSRDAGAHGRAEETISQMASLSVRLHAALVRAGLRAR; translated from the coding sequence ATGAGCATCGGCGAGGTGCTCGGTGCCCTGCGCGCCGACTTCCCCGATGTGAGCATCTCCAAGATCCGGTTCCTCGAGGCCGAGGGACTGGTCGAGCCCGAGCGCACGCAGGCGGGCTACCGCAAGTTCTCGCATGCCGACGTCGAGCGCCTGCGCTACGTCCTGCAGTGCCAGCGTGAGCATTACCTGCCACTGAAGGTCATCAAGGAGCACCTCGACGCGATCGACCGGGGCCTGGAGCCGCCGGAGGTCCCCGGCGCCGCGCCGCGCGTGCCGCGGATGGTCCTCCAGGGCGACGGCCCCGACCCGGCGAGCTTCGCCGCCGAGCCCAGCGACCTGCGCCTCACCCGCGCCGAGCTGCTCGAGGCGGCCGGGATCGATGAGGCGATCCTCGGTGACCTGGAGAACTTCGGCCTGGTGCGCCCCCGGTCCAGCAGCAGTGCGCCGTACGACGCCGACGCGGTGCTGATCGCGCGCACGGCCGGTGAGCTCGCGGCGTACGGCGTGGAGCCCCGGCACCTGCGCGCGTTCCGCACCGCGGCCGACCGCGAGATCGGGCTCGTCGAGCAGGTGGTCGAGCCGCTGCGGCGCAGCCGCGACGCCGGGGCGCATGGTCGCGCCGAGGAGACGATCAGCCAGATGGCGTCGTTGTCCGTCCGGCTGCACGCGGCGCTGGTGCGCGCCGGCCTGCGCGCCCGCTGA
- a CDS encoding FHA domain-containing protein: MPFCTQCGHQNPDDARFCAQCGTRLQTAAATDATPGSAAGSTDSPSETTATITFGVPPKADADDGGLNDADAAAVDALPAGSALLVVQRGPGAGSRFLLDVDQVNAGRHPESEIFLDDVTVSRRHAEFRRSDDGFSVSDVGSLNGTYVNRDRIDGAVLLQNGDEVQIGKFRLVFFASSQG, translated from the coding sequence ATGCCGTTCTGCACCCAGTGCGGACACCAGAATCCGGACGATGCTCGGTTCTGCGCCCAGTGCGGCACGCGGCTCCAGACCGCAGCCGCGACGGACGCCACGCCGGGATCGGCGGCCGGGTCGACGGACTCGCCGAGCGAGACCACCGCGACGATCACCTTCGGCGTCCCGCCGAAGGCCGACGCTGACGATGGCGGCCTCAACGACGCCGACGCTGCCGCGGTCGACGCGCTGCCCGCGGGGAGCGCACTGCTGGTCGTGCAGCGCGGCCCGGGCGCAGGCAGCCGCTTCCTGCTCGACGTCGACCAGGTCAACGCGGGTCGACACCCCGAGAGCGAGATCTTCCTCGACGACGTCACCGTCTCGCGGCGGCACGCGGAGTTCCGTCGTAGCGACGACGGTTTCTCGGTCAGCGACGTCGGGAGCCTCAACGGCACCTACGTCAACCGCGACCGCATCGACGGTGCCGTCCTGCTGCAGAACGGCGACGAGGTCCAGATCGGCAAGTTCCGCCTGGTCTTCTTCGCCAGCAGCCAGGGCTGA
- a CDS encoding bifunctional nuclease family protein encodes MREVEVIGVRVEMPSNNPIVLLRESAGDRYLPIWIGAVEATAIAFAQQGVVPPRPLTHDLLRDLLEATGNALTEVRITEMRDGVFYAMLALASGVEVSARPSDSIALALRTGARIVCADDVLEEAGLEVPDEQEDEVEKFREFLDHVTPEDFEQG; translated from the coding sequence GTGCGCGAGGTAGAGGTGATCGGAGTCCGGGTCGAGATGCCGTCGAACAACCCGATCGTGCTGTTGCGCGAGAGTGCGGGGGACCGGTACCTGCCGATCTGGATCGGTGCGGTCGAGGCGACGGCGATCGCGTTCGCCCAGCAGGGCGTCGTCCCCCCGCGGCCGCTGACCCACGACCTGCTGCGCGACCTGCTCGAGGCGACCGGCAACGCGCTCACCGAGGTGCGGATCACCGAGATGCGCGACGGGGTCTTCTACGCCATGCTGGCGCTCGCCTCCGGAGTCGAGGTGAGCGCCCGTCCCTCGGACTCGATCGCGCTGGCGCTGCGCACCGGTGCGCGGATCGTCTGCGCCGACGACGTGCTCGAGGAGGCCGGCCTCGAAGTGCCGGACGAGCAGGAGGACGAGGTCGAGAAGTTCCGCGAGTTCCTCGACCACGTGACGCCCGAGGACTTCGAGCAGGGCTGA